Genomic segment of Salvia hispanica cultivar TCC Black 2014 chromosome 2, UniMelb_Shisp_WGS_1.0, whole genome shotgun sequence:
AAGCTAAATTGGAGCATTAGGTTTCTTTTAGTTGGACTTCCTAAGCACACCAAAAGCACTGAAACATACCTCTAGCAGATATAGTACCTCCGGTTACACAGCCTGCTACTACTGTATTTGTAATGTCATGCTTGGCCCGGGCCTTCATAAATTACCAATGGTTAGAATCACAGTTTTATAAGCTTTCCCCTAAAATGGTCAAACAACAACAATATGATTCAGCTTTAAGTTAGATGGCTCGCCTTCTCAACGATGCATTCAGAAAGAGAGAAGACAAAACCCATAAGGGCAAATGACTTGCAGTTACTCCAGCTCCTCTGACCCATCTGCTTTGCTTGATAGACCAGTTGCTGTCTACCAGTCATTTGATCTTGCAAGAGTGGAGTATCAAAGGATCCAAGAAACAATCCCATTGCCAATCCCAATCCACCTCCTGCAGACTAGTAAACATAAATTAACTGGTCCATTTACATCTGAAAACATGATAGAAATGGGATTATAGAAACAAACCCATAACTCCACTCATAACACTGCGCACAGCACAATTATTCCATATATCCTGGCCTTGAATTTCCTCCATTGTAGGCAAACGTATAGTCTCAATTGGGGGCTTTGATTCCTCTTGTGATGAAGAAGCATTTGGCAAGTCACTATCTGGCTTTGTAGTCATGATGGTCGCCTACATGTAATAGGATTAGGTTACATGGAGAATTCTCATCTTATGTGAATGAGGTAGCAGCTAAAATCTACAGCTCAATCTAATTTGGTTTAGCGATACAAAATGAAGTTTTGgcaagaaatgaaaaacaaaccAAGCAATACATGTGTTAACAAGAAGAACAATATAGTCAGCACCACGGAAAACAGAAGAAGTAATATGCTATTGAAGAGAAATCTGTAGAAGATTaggaaaaataagtttaaatgaTTGACGTAAAGACAGCAATCTAACAACAGAAACTCACCTAATCGGAAATGGTGGCGTCGGCACACTATTTAGCGGAAACACAGAGAGTGTTTGGGAAAGAGAGAATGCGGCGTCAGGCCGTCTGGGTGGAGTCGTGTCTATGGCGATTGGCGTGGAGGCTACTACTGCAAACTGAGTGAAGAAGTGATACAGATTGCTTTTAGGGCTTCCAATGTTCAAATTTCTCAGTTGTTATGGgcctttcatttttaattcaagaGGCCCAGGCCCAATATTGAGGTCCAGTGATATTTATCCCAAACGACACCGCTAGCCTAGAACCCTCATTTGATTCCCAAATTACAACCGATATAATGATTCAGGCGGCGGCGATGCGGCGGAGCTCCTTCTTTTCCTTGAGTTCTCAGCTTCAGCAATGCAGGGGCATCCGAGTCAAGGTTATAAACAGCAATTTAGATCAGGCTCTGAGCTTAATGCAGCGGAAGATGCAGTCCAGCGGCATCGAGCGAATGATAAAGCAGGAACAGCTCACCCATGTTAAAAATTCCGAGAAGCGCGTTTTGGCCAAGAAGAATTTGGAGCGCAAGATTCGTGCACAGGATCTCGCCCGCAAGCTCAAGACGATTCTCGTTCAGAAAGTCAGGTAAAGTTCATTTTGATCTATGTGAAATGcatattttgttgattttttggtAAGTGTAAGGGTTCGGGTTCTTTGCAGTGTCTGATTTGAAATAAGtatattgatttgattttgctgCAAACTACTATTCATCTTAGAATTATCAGTATACGGGAAAATTATAGCTTTTGACTACAACTTGTATTTAAGACTGATACTGAAGGTTGAAATGGTAGGGTATGATATGTTGAGTAAACTGTTACTGATATTTTTGTTGCTGTGGAGTTAAATGAAATGATCACATATTAGAGGGATTCTAATTCTGTATGTCTGTTTATGTGGCTCTGTTActttgtactactactactaattaaaaagAACCCTGTGTTAAGTTATTTGATTACTGGAAACATGCGGCTCGAGTCGTTTGAGTTGCTTGTGACTGTCCCGTCTTCAGGGAATTTGATTCCAAGTAGGAAAAGGTAATAGCTTTGTTTTAGATTTTGTAACAGAGAAGGGTCACTGGACATTATGGATGAACACAAATACTGAGGAGATTATTTGTGAATGATTAGTGTCCTAAAACTGTTGGATGATGAACAATCTCCCCTGTTAAGCAACTAGGGGGGGC
This window contains:
- the LOC125207788 gene encoding mitochondrial import inner membrane translocase subunit TIM22-4, coding for MTTKPDSDLPNASSSQEESKPPIETIRLPTMEEIQGQDIWNNCAVRSVMSGVMGGGLGLAMGLFLGSFDTPLLQDQMTGRQQLVYQAKQMGQRSWSNCKSFALMGFVFSLSECIVEKARAKHDITNTVVAGCVTGGTISARGGPKAACVGCAGFAAFSVAIEKVLERYT
- the LOC125207789 gene encoding uncharacterized protein LOC125207789; this translates as MIQAAAMRRSSFFSLSSQLQQCRGIRVKVINSNLDQALSLMQRKMQSSGIERMIKQEQLTHVKNSEKRVLAKKNLERKIRAQDLARKLKTILVQKVRGL